The DNA region ATTTCAATGTAGACTGCACCAAATGCGCTTGGTCCTTTGCGCAAACATTTAGGGGCTTGTTTTAGTTTAATATACGATGATATGACAATTGTCAAGGATCCCTCGTATATTGTCCAGATAAATCTGATAAATAGTCCCATACCCTCAATAAAACAGACCCCTCCACATAGCTGTCTACCACACCGTAAAAATGGACAACTCCACCCAAAACCAACCCTTTTTCCCCATCCCCCGCGACCAAGTCCCCTGGCTCCTCTTCCGCGTCGAACACCGCCTAAGCTCCAGCTACGGAACCCTAAGCGCCCAAGCCCGCATCGCCCGCATAGTCACTCCCCCAAGCCCCGACGACTTTGACCGCCACCTCCTCAACTCAAAAGATTTCCTCACTCCATTCCTCTCCTACTTCAGCAACTTCCGGCGCGCCTTGTCCCTCTACCGCGCATTCCGCCTCGAGGGACGCCATGAAGTTACCATCACCGCGCTGTGGGCCCGTGACATGGCTAACATCTACAACGCCGAATCCATCGCCCAATCACTGGGCTTCCGCGACGGCGACGGCGCAAACCCCCGCCGCATGCTTCGCGACCACATCGGCGAGTTCCTAATCCACGGTGGCATCGTGGATACATGCCGCATCTTGACTGTCTTCCGGGGCATGAATGCACCACAGACACCAACGCCGACGCCCGTCACGCCAGGACCAATAACCATCCGTGAAGTTGACGTTGTCTTTGAGTGCGATGCGTATCAGGCTGTTGCGACGCTGCCGGAGGGGTTTCTGCCGTCGTCGTTGCAGGATAATGCGCTGCGGGCgctggatgaggagatcTACCGGCGGACGGGGGTGTTGAATGATTTCTGGAGGGATATGGTTGTTAGTGCAGTTATGGGGAGGCCGGTCAATTGGGCGGGGAGGTTTATGGGGGCTGAGCAGATGGGGTTTCTTTTTGGGGATACGGGGCAGAGGAAGGGGGAGGGGATCTAATGGCTTTGGGGGGTCAGTGGGAGTTGTATTCACTGGGTTGTCATTTTGTATGGGTAGAAATTTCTTTGATTTGGATCCTTCCTGTCACTGCCAACTTACATATGTTACTTATTTAACGAGGTGTTACAGACATGCTGTGCTCGAATTTAAAGCATGTTAGAGACCTTCTACTATATGTACACTCCATATGACATGATATCTATCCCAGAAAACATGCCATATGTCTATGCCAGTCTATACCAGTGTCAAGCATGAGGGTGAGTACAAAACCTTTGGACATACTGAATCAGATCCTCCTTAATCAGTTCCCTGCGCAGGATCTACCAGAAAGTTAGACGGTTCAAGCGCAGACGTGGACGAAACCAGAACCGCCTTAGAGAGAACAAATTGCGTGTTTGCAAGGCTCGCACTCCTAGTTTGTTGTTCTGATACTACTGTTGGCCCTCGTCCCTCATTAATGACAATAAGTCAGCTGGGCCCCTCTGTCAGACACGTCATGAAGAGGGTGACTTGAATGCCAGAAGATCAAGACTATATGTGCCAGTGTCATTTACATGTGGGAGGCGTCGCCACCCCAGACTTCGGAAGATGACAAGCAACTTGAAGATGCGACGATAAGGACACGGATAAAGGCAAGGGCTAGGAGATGGTAAACACCGGAAACTCAGATAAGACAAATAAACGTATGGAGTTCACAGATTATAAACCAATGCATAAGCCAGCAGATGTTTTTCGCATTCGAGTAAGCCAGAGCAGGGCCCCCACAATTGTGTTCGAAGTAGGATGGGTCGAGCATATCCAATGGCGCACGACATCGACGCCACTGTACTGGTCTCTTTAAGCGGTGTTGGCTGGCTTATTCCTCTAAATGCATTTTCATAAATTGGAATGCCTATGATCCAAGCGATGGCGATAGCGATTTCAAGCGAACTATTTTACCGTTGTCCTGAACGCGACAAGCGACTTTTTTGTCTGAATACCTGATAGTAAAGCCATTAAAAAAGACTCGTGTATGTACAGATTTATACTACCCCGGAAAAGATGTTGGTGGAGGGAATATCCCAATCGTCACAGCATATCAGCCCAAGCCCTCATTTACAGTTTCGATACAGTAACTGTATTCCTGGCCAGGGATGTTCTCCTTCCAATAGACCTTCGGAAATATTCAGTGCTGCTGGAGCGAGCGTAGTATCCCTGTATTCTCATATGAGCGGATTCGGATGATACTGTGTTCTCCATCTGTAATGCAGGGAGCCGGTTGGTCTGGTCTCTTATTCGGCAGAGGCTCATCAAGAGTATAAATGGTACGGCCCCAAGAAGCCCTAACCAAGTAGAACGTGGGCAGCATAGATCCACCTGGATCGTGCTGAGTTCATGGTCTTCTCGTCTGTCAGTGCACTATCCATATCCGAGAACGCACCCGCACTTACCCAGGCCATGTGTAATCAGTCGACCTAAGCCAATCACCTCCCAACTAAGCGATACCTCTCCCTCGCCAAACCCCCATCCGCCCCCTCAACTCCATACCCCTCCCCAACCTCCCCTACAATCCTCGCCGGCCTCCCACCAACAACACACCAACTCGGCACAACCATTCCCGCCGGAACAACCGTCCCATCCAACACAACCGCAAAATCTTTCAATATCGCCATCCCCCCAATCACAGCCTCCTTCCCGATATGCACATGGTTCCCGACGCTAGCCGCCTCGACGACCGCGCGCTCACCCACAAACACATGATCGCCAATCTTCAACGGATAGTATGAGTGCACACCACGGTGCAGACGCGAAGGCGGGCGGAGAATCGCTTGTTTAGAGATATAACTATAGCGACCAACAGTTATAGCGACGGAGGGAGACGGTGCGGCGGAGGCTGGATCATCTGTAGAGGCgtgggaggaagaagagcggTAGAGGTCACCGCGGATAACGGCATCTGTTTGAATGACTGTTTTTCCGCCGAGGATGATACGTTGGGTTCCGTGGATTTGCGCGCGGCGGGAGATTTTGTTGCCCGTGTCCTGAGTTGGTTAGCTGGTGGGTTCTTGGGCGTGTAGGTAATGGTATGGTTGGTATACCGTCTCAATGTAATCGCCCTTGAAAGCTTTGGGAGGCATTGTGGCAATTGTGTGTATGGAAAGAGAttattgattgattgatgcGAATTGGAGACCTCCGTATGATGTCGCGATAGCGGTAATAAAGGCGGTCAACTATAAATTGGCAGTGTGCTCGGTGTTCAAGGCGGTGTGTCGGCTTGACGGTATACCACTTTGGCACCTGCTATATCGAACTGATGCTGTCTAGAACTGATACCCTTCTCAGTCTTGCAGAGTCCATACAACAAGGATCGAAAATGCCCCTGCTGGCTCTCCCAGCCGAACTAACCTCCAGATTGCTTCCTACCAGAACGGTCACGTTCTCACAAAAGATATCGCGACATCAATTTTCTCACTCAAACATGCCGTGATCTTGACATCATTTGGATCCCTTGCTGTATAGTCTGGAAGCGAATTCGGATCCTAGACGCTACAGTCATTGCCGTACTGCACTGTGTCATGCAGCGCAAACTGGCCTGGTAGGGTCTCTCTAGACAGCCTTCCGGGGAGGCGCAAAGCCTTGTACTAAATGCCTTGTCCTCGCGATAATACACGAACAACCAGAAATGTTCACTATGCTACTTGATGGAGAGTGTGATCTGAAAAAAGACTTGTTGAGCCACGTAGGATCTGCCGTCATGGATGGAGAAGCTGAAATAGTGAAGGAATTGCTCTTACGTGGCGCCGATCCATCACTACCTCTATATGAAGACCTGGAACCGCCTCTCTTGAAAGCTATTCTCAGGGGCCACAACGCCGTTGTTGATGTCCTACTGGCAGACCCTCGGGCCGACCATGACGTCCGGTTTAACGATAGGATTGATATCCAAGGAACCCAGACCGCCCTTCAAGAAGCAGCAAAGAAGGGAAACGCGCACGTGGTCCGATGTCCGCTCGAGAAAGGCGCCTGCGCACGACCTAATGTGGAGACCACTATGCACAGCGCAGTTATTACCGCAGCCCGGAGATAGTGCTACTCCTCAACCGAGACGATGTTGGCCCTAATGCACTATTCAATGGCAGAACATCATTGCACCACGCTGTGAGCACGGATCATGACGGCCTGGTGAAGTTGTTGCTCGTAGATAAACGAGTTGATGCAAACCTCACTGATCTGTCCAATGGCGCCGTACCCCTTTGCATGACGCTATGATACTCAATATTGACAGGGCAGTTGAGTATCTTCTTGCGGCTGGTGCGGATGCTCAGATAATGGAGTGCTCTGCTCAAGCGAGAGATGACCTAGTGAAGCAGTATCACAGAAAGCCTCCTCGGTTCTCAGATCTTTCGGAtgaggaaagaaagggaCCGAGGCTGAGCACTAGCCTAATGTGAAGTTGAATCATCCAAGAGATCTTACAACGAATCTACCTTGCTTAACATACTCCGAACTAACGTTAGATTGTAGATAGGGCAAGATCTCAATCAATGACTAGTATTTACTAATCCTAGCATAACAATTATCATATTACCGGCAGACAGACAAACCAAACACAAAAAACCAAAAAATCAAAAACAAAGGATATCTCGAGATAAACAAGAGCATTCTGccttgaaaagaaaaagagccaACGATTATATAGACCATTACCTTCGTAGAAATTAATCGTAACGGACTTGCTTAACGATGCTTAGGACCAGGAATCTCCCCATCAAAGTGCACTTTGAACGTCATCGGGAACGGGAAGTATCCACTGTTATCCTCGCGCATGTACGCAGTGTATCCCTCTTCAGCCTGCACCTTCTTCAACTGGCCCTGGGGCCCAGGAGCGCGGCGCAGGTTCGGCAAGCCACCGACAACACGCAGCATAGTGGTAAGAGCAATAAGGCTGGTGTCCTTGCCCAGCGAGGCGTGCGGGCCAACGCCGAAGGGGATGTAAGCCTCCAGGGGCCGGTCGAGGCGCACCTGGTTGGGTTCGGGGAAAGCCTCGGCGTCGTGGTTCGCGCCGGAGAAGCCGACGAAGACCTTGTCGCCGGGGTTGATGGAGATCTCGCGGCCGTTGTCGTTGAGGATGGCGGAGGTTTGAGCCTCGCGGTAGGCGCCGAAAGCGCCGTTGATGCGGATGGCTTCGAGGACATAGCGACGGAGCTTCTCCTCCGATCCGGGGGTGTTTTCGTTGGCGAGGCGGTTGATTTCGGGAAGGTGTTGGGCGCCGTCGGCGGAGAGGAAGTAGTCAATGATGCGGGTGAAGGCTTGGCCTTGGTTGGGGACCATGCCGACGGCAGCGGGGATGATCTGGGCCCAAGTCACTTCAGAGGCGCCAACGCCGCTGTCGAGGAGTTGCTTGATAATCTTGGCGCCGAATTCGGCGAGGGCATTGGTGGCTTTGCGGGAGCCGCCGAGGAAGCCGCCGAGGAAGCCGCTGGAGCCCTTGAGGGAGGACTCGACGGCTTGGCCGAGCTGCTGGACGACGGCATGGGAGGCGTGGCGAAGAGGGAAGGACTTGGCAGGGTCCACGTCGAAGTAGATGCTGGTGAAGATGGCGGCCAGGGCCATGTACAGCTCGTGCTCGGTGAAGATGCCCTTGGGGTTGTCCGCGGTCTTCAGAGGCAACGAGAAGACGTTGGCGGCGAAGTGGGTGTGGGCGAGGTTACCGAGGTCGCGAGTGATGTCGATCTGGTTTCTGCCAGCGAGGCGGCCGGACTTCTCACGGAGCAGCTGCAGGGTTATGTCCTCGTAGAAGGTCTTGACCTGCTTGTTCCATTCCTCAGACGACAAGGCCTGGGAGATGGCCTCCTTCTGCTGGGTTCCGAACGAAGAGTCACCAGCCAGCAATTGCTCGTAGCCAGTTTTGCCGAAGACGAAGGCGGGAACCTCACCCCAGAGGGCACGGAAGTCGGTGGGCTGTTCGACAACGCGCTTGACGTTGGTGTAGGAAGACAGGTTGACCTTGGGTGGAGTGTACGTGGGGCGATCGTACGAGTAGTGCGATTCTCTGCCGAGGTTCTTCATGATGTTGCGGTTCTCGCTGGGGATGGTCATGGGGTAGTGGGCGTAGATGGAGTCGGGCTTGAAGTGGTTGGGGAAGGCACGGAGGCAGAGCTTGTAGAAGACGCAGCCCTGATTGACGCTGAGGTCGTAGCGGGACTCAGAGTAACCCCAGTTGGTCAGGTTTCTCGGGTTCTGGTCGACGGTGTAGAACCGGTCACCACGAACAAGGGCCACGGCATCGGACAGGACCGCACGCGAGATGGTGTAGGTAGGGGCAATGCCGACACCAGGAATCATGGGCTCCTTGGCCTCTTCGGAGACGATACCGGGGTAGAGCTCGACAAAGTCGGGGTGCTCATACAGATGACGAAGAGAGTTGGCAACATCGGGGTCGCTGTTGATCTCCTCGAACGACTCGTAAGCCTTCAACCCGAAGAACTTACGGAACTCGTTGAGGGAGCCAACGTTCCAGCGACGAGCCTGGTTGATACCCAGGATCTCGATGGCTCTCAGAGCCTTGGGAACGTTGCGAGCACCGAAAGAGCTGGCCACATCCTCAACAGCGTCCGACAAGATGTTGACAAGGTCGTCATCACGGAAAGTACCGTCTTCCTGACGCTCCAGGTGGGCGAATGTGCGCTTGGCCGGGTCACGGTCCAAGTTTGCTTCATACTTGCCCAGACCGATGAGAAGCTCTGGGATGGAAACCTCTTCTGCAGGCTTGCCCATAAGCTCCCGGTAGATCTGCTCGGTGTACTTTTCGTCGTTGGCACTGATGGCGGAGTGCCAGCGGTAGGCCAAGTTGAACTCAACAGAGCACTGGTTACCCATACCCTGAGGGGTAGAGCCCTCCTTCTCCATATGAGAACGGGGATCCTGTGCGAGGTTAGTTCTGCCCCTGTACGATAAATGTGAATAATACTCACCAAGCACCAGGTAGTGTTGCTGCGGTTCAAGTTAACGATCGTACGAAGATAATCGTACagggtgatgttgatgaaaAGACCGCAGGTAATCAGACGACCGGTCTGGAAGAGGTCGTTGTCATATTTAGCCCAGGccttcttggcctcctcCTCAGGGAGTTTAGGAGAGGGCTTGGTGAAGCGGCCGTTCTCGTTAATGAGAGCAAGCTGCTCGACGACGTAGTTGTGGAAACTGTTTGGATTAGCCAAATTCCGCAGTTATCGCATTAACAAGAAACGTACCGGTTCAGCATGACCAGCAACACACAGCAAGCCGCGGGGAAGGCCTGAAGACGAGGCTCGGAGAACGCATCGGGCTTCAGTTTACCATCCTTGTGGGTACGGATCAGGTCCTGCTCCTCCTGGACGTCACCGTACAGGATGGCAAGATCAAGGTAGGCGGAGGTCTTGTTGATATTAGGATTACGGTAGTCGGTTTGGAAGATATCTGTCGCAAATCAGCACCACGCCATCACTGTTAGGCGCAAGTTAAAGCATACCGTGGATAACCAAAGAAGCCCAGTCGAAGAACAAACTCGAAACCTTGTTAGGGTGAGGGTTGAACTTCTCACGGGCCATGAGACTGTCGAAGACCAGACCCGCATCGGGCAGGCCACTGGGCTGAACGGTCAATGGGGGAATAGAACGCGAGTATGCCGTGTTAGCGGCACCCAACCATGGGAGAGTCGGGTTGTTGTTCGAGCCATCTGCGGAACGGTATTGGTAGTCATCTCCCATATACGACAGCGGCGGGTGTGGCAGCGAGTTCCAGAGCTCATCGAGGAAAAGGTTGGTGAGTTCGACACGGTTCTTGGAGCCGGCGGGAAGACCACTGACGAGCTACATCATGACCAAATTAGCGACTGAAGCATAACGTCAAGGAAAGTGCGAGCATATACCTGAATAATCCGCTCCATAAGCATGGTCTTATCATCGACCAGCTCACCAGAGGCCTTGCTCTTGATGAGATCCTTCAAGGTATTGACATCGCGGAACCCCAGCGCCTTGATGTCACCGAAAAGTCCCTGGGTGGTATCCTGCTCGAGGAAGGTGGCATCGCCAGTCTGGCGGGGCAGCGGAGTCTGCGAAGCGTGGATGACCTGCGAGAACTTCTCAAAGGAAGACTGGACACCATTGCGTGTTGCGCCTTGGGGcgtctcctcctcctcggtgGATGGCGGCGAGGAATTCGATTTGCGAATAGGCGCAACTAGCGAGTGACGCTTTCCGTTGACCTGGCCATTCTCCTTTGCCTCGCGACGTTCCTCCTTGTCGCccttggacttcttgaagTTCGTTGAGAATCGGCGTAGCATAATGTGCAATATCAACAGGGCCGTGTATACACCAACAGAAGGAACAAGagacaagaagaaagagcgGGAAGAGAAAATATTATCATATGGAGAATTTCCCAAAAGTTTAATACCTCGGAGATATGGGGctaataaaaat from Aspergillus chevalieri M1 DNA, chromosome 2, nearly complete sequence includes:
- a CDS encoding uncharacterized protein (COG:M;~EggNog:ENOG410PJJV;~InterPro:IPR020683,IPR036770;~PFAM:PF13637,PF12796), which encodes MDGEAEIVKELLLRGADPSLPLYEDLEPPLLKAILRGHNAVVDVLLADPRADHDVRFNDRIDIQGTQTALQEAAKKGNAHVVRCPLEKGACARPNVETTMHSAVITAARR
- a CDS encoding uncharacterized protein (COG:S;~EggNog:ENOG410PZXY), producing the protein MDNSTQNQPFFPIPRDQVPWLLFRVEHRLSSSYGTLSAQARIARIVTPPSPDDFDRHLLNSKDFLTPFLSYFSNFRRALSLYRAFRLEGRHEVTITALWARDMANIYNAESIAQSLGFRDGDGANPRRMLRDHIGEFLIHGGIVDTCRILTVFRGMNAPQTPTPTPVTPGPITIREVDVVFECDAYQAVATLPEGFLPSSLQDNALRALDEEIYRRTGVLNDFWRDMVVSAVMGRPVNWAGRFMGAEQMGFLFGDTGQRKGEGI
- a CDS encoding dynactin subunit 5 (COG:Z;~EggNog:ENOG410PMJ4;~InterPro:IPR001451,IPR011004;~PFAM:PF00132); protein product: MPPKAFKGDYIETDTGNKISRRAQIHGTQRIILGGKTVIQTDAVIRGDLYRSSSSHASTDDPASAAPSPSVAITVGRYSYISKQAILRPPSRLHRGVHSYYPLKIGDHVFVGERAVVEAASVGNHVHIGKEAVIGGMAILKDFAVVLDGTVVPAGMVVPSWCVVGGRPARIVGEVGEGYGVEGADGGLARERYRLVGR
- a CDS encoding peroxidase/cytochrome P450 family protein (COG:Q;~EggNog:ENOG410PGWA;~InterPro:IPR010255,IPR034812,IPR036396,IPR037120, IPR019791;~go_function: GO:0004601 - peroxidase activity [Evidence IEA];~go_function: GO:0005506 - iron ion binding [Evidence IEA];~go_function: GO:0016491 - oxidoreductase activity [Evidence IEA];~go_function: GO:0016705 - oxidoreductase activity, acting on paired donors, with incorporation or reduction of molecular oxygen [Evidence IEA];~go_function: GO:0020037 - heme binding [Evidence IEA];~go_process: GO:0006979 - response to oxidative stress [Evidence IEA];~go_process: GO:0055114 - oxidation-reduction process [Evidence IEA]), with translation MLRRFSTNFKKSKGDKEERREAKENGQVNGKRHSLVAPIRKSNSSPPSTEEEETPQGATRNGVQSSFEKFSQVIHASQTPLPRQTGDATFLEQDTTQGLFGDIKALGFRDVNTLKDLIKSKASGELVDDKTMLMERIIQLVSGLPAGSKNRVELTNLFLDELWNSLPHPPLSYMGDDYQYRSADGSNNNPTLPWLGAANTAYSRSIPPLTVQPSGLPDAGLVFDSLMAREKFNPHPNKVSSLFFDWASLVIHDIFQTDYRNPNINKTSAYLDLAILYGDVQEEQDLIRTHKDGKLKPDAFSEPRLQAFPAACCVLLVMLNRFHNYVVEQLALINENGRFTKPSPKLPEEEAKKAWAKYDNDLFQTGRLITCGLFINITLYDYLRTIVNLNRSNTTWCLDPRSHMEKEGSTPQGMGNQCSVEFNLAYRWHSAISANDEKYTEQIYRELMGKPAEEVSIPELLIGLGKYEANLDRDPAKRTFAHLERQEDGTFRDDDLVNILSDAVEDVASSFGARNVPKALRAIEILGINQARRWNVGSLNEFRKFFGLKAYESFEEINSDPDVANSLRHLYEHPDFVELYPGIVSEEAKEPMIPGVGIAPTYTISRAVLSDAVALVRGDRFYTVDQNPRNLTNWGYSESRYDLSVNQGCVFYKLCLRAFPNHFKPDSIYAHYPMTIPSENRNIMKNLGRESHYSYDRPTYTPPKVNLSSYTNVKRVVEQPTDFRALWGEVPAFVFGKTGYEQLLAGDSSFGTQQKEAISQALSSEEWNKQVKTFYEDITLQLLREKSGRLAGRNQIDITRDLGNLAHTHFAANVFSLPLKTADNPKGIFTEHELYMALAAIFTSIYFDVDPAKSFPLRHASHAVVQQLGQAVESSLKGSSGFLGGFLGGSRKATNALAEFGAKIIKQLLDSGVGASEVTWAQIIPAAVGMVPNQGQAFTRIIDYFLSADGAQHLPEINRLANENTPGSEEKLRRYVLEAIRINGAFGAYREAQTSAILNDNGREISINPGDKVFVGFSGANHDAEAFPEPNQVRLDRPLEAYIPFGVGPHASLGKDTSLIALTTMLRVVGGLPNLRRAPGPQGQLKKVQAEEGYTAYMREDNSGYFPFPMTFKVHFDGEIPGPKHR